One part of the Azospirillum sp. B510 genome encodes these proteins:
- a CDS encoding LysR substrate-binding domain-containing protein produces the protein MRRLPSLNGLRAFEAAARHGSFTAAAAELNVSQAAISRMVKLLEERLGFALFDRRANALVLTERGRALQPALTDAFDGIARRVEQVSAMRAGPVLTVGMGATVAVRWLIPRLSGFHLDHPEIEVRIATGGAGEPMKDDWTCAVLLGNGQWPGYEAERLFSSRLQPVCAPRLAAALRRPADLAGTTLLRVSHWGEDWPHWLAAVGVAEPASKGLSFSSYAMVLQAAIDGVGVGLAPLLYSQDDIAAGRLATPFGLAVPMVNSWYLVYRAFRREDAGFASFRDWLNALCVEIS, from the coding sequence ATGCGCCGCCTGCCCTCGCTGAACGGCCTGCGTGCTTTCGAGGCCGCGGCCCGCCATGGCAGCTTCACCGCGGCGGCGGCGGAACTGAACGTCTCCCAGGCCGCCATCAGCAGGATGGTGAAGCTGCTGGAGGAACGGTTGGGCTTCGCCCTGTTCGACCGGCGGGCCAACGCGTTGGTGCTGACCGAACGCGGCCGGGCGCTTCAACCGGCGCTGACCGACGCCTTCGACGGCATCGCCCGGCGGGTGGAGCAGGTGTCGGCGATGCGGGCCGGGCCGGTGCTGACGGTGGGGATGGGGGCGACCGTTGCGGTGCGCTGGCTGATCCCGCGTTTGTCCGGCTTCCACCTCGATCATCCGGAAATCGAGGTGCGGATCGCCACCGGCGGTGCCGGCGAGCCGATGAAGGATGACTGGACCTGCGCGGTGTTGCTGGGGAATGGCCAATGGCCGGGCTATGAGGCGGAACGACTGTTCTCCTCCCGCCTACAGCCGGTTTGCGCGCCGCGGCTGGCGGCGGCGTTGCGCCGGCCGGCGGATCTGGCCGGCACCACCCTGCTGCGCGTCTCCCATTGGGGGGAGGATTGGCCGCACTGGCTGGCCGCCGTCGGGGTTGCCGAGCCGGCGTCGAAGGGGCTGTCCTTCAGCAGCTATGCCATGGTGCTGCAAGCGGCCATCGACGGTGTCGGGGTGGGGTTGGCCCCGCTGCTCTACAGCCAGGACGACATCGCCGCCGGACGCCTAGCCACCCCCTTCGGGCTGGCGGTGCCGATGGTCAATTCCTGGTATCTGGTCTATCGCGCCTTCCGCCGCGAGGACGCCGGATTCGCGTCCTTCCGCGACTGGCTCAATGCGCTGTGCGTGGAAATCTCCTGA